DNA sequence from the Bradyrhizobium diazoefficiens genome:
ACCTCATCGAGGCCGGATTGCCGACGCGCCTGCAGGACATCGCCGGTTTCGCGCAGGAGGGCCTCGCGGATGCCGACGCGCTGATGGCGCTGATGGCGCAGGACAAGAAGGTCAAGCGCGGCAAGCTCACGTTCATCCTGCTGGAGGCTGTGGGGCGTGCCGTCATCGCGAAAGACGTGGAGCCGGCTCCTGTGCGCGACTTCCTGAAAGAGAAGCTTGCGCAAAAAGCCTGAAACGCGGCTGAATTTCGCTAAAGCGTTTTCGAGCGAAGTGGGTACCGGTTCGCGTCAAGAAAACGCGTCAAGACAAGAAACCAGAGTGTGTCATGGACTGGCTCGGCTTCACCATCGTCGTCATCTGCCTGCTCGTCTCGGGCTTCTTCGCCGCGAGCGAGACCGCGCTGACCGGCGCCTCACGCTCCAGCATGCTGCGGCTCTCCAAGCAGGGTAATCGCGATGCCGATGTGGTTTCGCAACTGCTCGACATGCGTGAGCGCCTGATCGGCGCGCTGCTGCTCGGCAACAACATCGCCAATATCACCGCCTCCGCGCTCGCCACCAGCATCTTCACCGCCTGGTTCGGCGATGTCGGCGTGCTCTATGCCACCGGCCTGATGACGGCGCTGGTCGTGATCTTCGCGGAAGTGCTGCCCAAGACCATCGCTATCAACGCACCGGACCGCATGGCGCTCGCGGTCGCGCGTCCGATGCGGCTGACGATGTATGTGCTGGGGCCGCTGCTGCGGGTGGTCGAAGTCATCGTCCGCCTGTTGATGCGCGGCTTCGGTCTCGCCGGCGAGCACCAGGCGATCCTGTCGCCGACCGAGCGCCTGCGCGGCGCAGTCGATCTCCTGCACCATGAAGGCAAGTTCGAGAAGCAGGACCGCGACATGCTCGGCGGCCTGCTCGATCTGCGCGAGCTCCAGGTCTCCGACGTCATGATCCATCGCACCGAGATGACGATGATCAACGCCGACCTGCCGGCGGAGGAGCTGGTGCGCGAGGTGCTGGCGACCGAATACACCCGCATTCCGCTGTGGCGCGAGAAGCCGGAAAACATCATCGGCGTGCTCCACGCCAAGGATCTCTTGCGCGCGATCCGCGCCTCCGACGGCGACACCTCGCGCATCGACGTCTCCACCATCGCGCTGCCGCCCTGGTTTGTGCCGGAGATGCGCCCGGTCTCCGAGCAGTTGAAGGCATTCCGCCGCCGAAAAACCCATTTCGCGCTCGTCGTCGACGAGTATGGCGAGGTTGAAGGTCTCGTGACGCTGGAAGACATTCTGGAGGAGATTGTCGGTGACATCTCCGACGAGCACGACGTCGTGGTCGCGGGCGTGCGGGCCCAGCCGGACGGCTCCGTCGTGGTCGACGGCTCGGTGCCGATCCGCGACCTCAACCGCGCCATGGACTGGCGCCTGCCCGATGAAGAGGCAACCACGGTTGCCGGTCTCGTCATTCACGAGGCGCGCTCAATCCCCGACCGCGGCCAGAGTTTTACGTTCCACGGCTTCCGCTTCCGCGTCCTCCGCCGCGAACGCAACCGCATCACCGCGCTCCGTATTTCACCGGTCCCGCGCGACGCGGAGCTGGAAGAGGCCAAGCCGCGGCGGGCGGGGACGTCGTTTTAGCCTCACACTCGGTGT
Encoded proteins:
- a CDS encoding HlyC/CorC family transporter → MDWLGFTIVVICLLVSGFFAASETALTGASRSSMLRLSKQGNRDADVVSQLLDMRERLIGALLLGNNIANITASALATSIFTAWFGDVGVLYATGLMTALVVIFAEVLPKTIAINAPDRMALAVARPMRLTMYVLGPLLRVVEVIVRLLMRGFGLAGEHQAILSPTERLRGAVDLLHHEGKFEKQDRDMLGGLLDLRELQVSDVMIHRTEMTMINADLPAEELVREVLATEYTRIPLWREKPENIIGVLHAKDLLRAIRASDGDTSRIDVSTIALPPWFVPEMRPVSEQLKAFRRRKTHFALVVDEYGEVEGLVTLEDILEEIVGDISDEHDVVVAGVRAQPDGSVVVDGSVPIRDLNRAMDWRLPDEEATTVAGLVIHEARSIPDRGQSFTFHGFRFRVLRRERNRITALRISPVPRDAELEEAKPRRAGTSF